The DNA region CTGGACGATACCGCCGCCCAACGGCTTATTACCCTGGTCAGGCGCCAGCAGGAAGAACAGCGCACCATCATCTTTGTAAGCCACGATTTCAGGATCATCAAAAGCCTGGCGGATCATATTGTGATGATCATAGGAGGACAGCTATATCTCAAGCTGACCAGAGATCAGATAGCGGAAAATGAAAACCTGTCTCAGATGATTGAGAAAGGAATTGCTTCATGAAGTTCAGGATACGTTTTGCGGATCAGATTGTAGGGCTCCTTATTATCCTGGCCCTGGCCATCCTGGTGTTTGCTATTTTTATGCTCGGCTCACAGCAACGCTGGTTCGCCAAGGATCAGACCTACCGTTCCCATTTCGATTCCGCCTCAGGCCTCAGTGCCAATATGCCAGTACAGTACAAAGGTTTTACCATCGGAAATGTAAAGTCCTTTGACCTGACCGATGATGATAAGGTGGAGGTCCGGTTCACCATCTACGACACTTACCTTGACCGGGTCAGGGTGGGTTCCCTGGTGGAACTCCGGGTGAACCCCATCGGCATCGGGGGAGGACAGTTTATCTTTCACCCCGGCCTCCCGGAAGAATCCATGGAAGGGGATTTTATACCCACGGTTAATTCCGAAGAAGGCAGGGAGTACCTTGAAAAAGGCCTGGTCGTCATTTCCAGTAATGATGACAGTATTACTGTTATCATTACCAGGGTAAATAACCTGCTGCAGAATGTTAACGGCGCGGTAACCCAGCTCCGGGACGCCATCCGGGGAACCGAGGCTACCACCCTGGGGCGCACCATAACCGGGATAGAGGCAACCGTCAAAGGCGTTTCTACCCTGGTGGGGGATGTGGACCAATCCCTTCCCCCGGTGCTGGGTGATATCAGGCAAATTGCCGCGGAGATACAGGGAATTACCGCTGAGATACGTTTGATTGCAGGGGATTTGAAAAAAGTTTCCGGGGAACTGGCAAATCCTGACAGCCTGGTGATGACTGCCCTGGATACCCAAGGTGCGGTGTACACCAACCTTGAGCGCTCCCTTTCCGCCCTTTCGGGAACCCTGGAAAGCGTAGAGGTCACCGCCGCCGCCTTCCCGGCCATGGCGCCCCAGATTGGGGCTATCCTTTCGGAACTTCGGGAAGCCCTGGGGGAGGCGGCGGATGTGATGGTCGCCCTCAGAAATAACCCGCTTCTGAAAAACGGGGTCCCCCAAAAAATTCAGTCCGGGACCGGGGGCGTCAGCCCAAGGGATGTTTCTTTTTAATTCGAGGCGAGGAGTGAGGAATTGGGAATGATCAGAGCAGGAAAGACGGAGCTTTACCGGAGGGCCGGGCAATCAGCGTTGGTGGCAGCAGTGATACTGACAACACTGCTGTCGGCAACAGCGTTGCTGACGGGGTGTTCCTCTGCGCCCAAAGGCCAGCCTGAAATCCGGTCCCAGCGGCGGGGCGCCCTGGATCAGCTTGAAGCTGCCAACAGGGAAGCGGATCGGGGCAATTATGAAAACGCCCTTCTCCTGATCAACGAATCCCGGCGGCAGGCAATCAGCGCGGATGATCCTTCCCTGATCATCCGCTCAGGCCTTTCCAGGGGGAATATCCTGGCCTACATGAACCGGGATGCCGAATCCCGGGCCGACTTTGACGCAGCCCTGTCTGAGGCACAGCGTATCGGCGACCCGGAACTGGCGGCCCTGAGCAGGGTGTATATTGCCAGAAGCCGCCTCCTCTCTGCCCAAGCGGAGGAGCCCGGCGCGGCGAACAGCATTGCTGCGGAAATCCGGACTCAGGTACGGAAGGACCTGGATCTAATAAAAAAAGAGCAGAACGGCGCCGCCCTGGGCTGGACCGTTGTCGCCCTGGCTGAGAAAGAACTGGGCCGCTGGTCCGAGGCAGAGAATGCCCTGAAGCAGGCCCTGGGAATTCACCTCAAGGGGGGCTACCTGGAACTGGCGGCCTACGACTGGTACCTTACCGCCTCGGTCCGATCCGTGGCCGGGCAATACCTCCCCGCCCTCTCAGCCCTGGAAGAAGCCCTGGGTCTGGACCGCCGGGCGGAAAATTCCTACGGCCTGGCTATGGATTGGCGGGTCATGGGGGATATCTACAAGAAACAGAGCAACAGCGTTGCTGCGAATATTGCCTACCGCCGTGCAGCGGATATTTTTGCAGCCATAAATATGAAAAAAGAAGCGGCTGATGCGGAAAGCAGGATAGGGCAGTAAGGTGAAGCTTATCCGGTTTGATCAGGTGGCGATAACCGCCAGTAATATTGTTGAATCCGTTCACTTTTATGTGGACATACTCGGCATGGAGCTGGACCGGACCAATGACCGCTATTCGCTTGTGTTCGGTAACCAGCGGATCAATATCCGCAGAATCGGTGATGAGGATATCCCTGCGCCCCGGAATGAAACCCTGGGCAGCGCCGGCATCTGCCTGGTAGCGGAGGGCAAAATCGCATCGATCTACGAAGAATTGCGGGGAAAGAACGCCCCCTTTGCGGGGGATTTAGGCATAGTCAGCCGCACAGTGGGCGAAACCCAGGTGGACAGCGTATACCTCCAGGACCCGGACGGGAACCTGGTGGAGATCAGGGTATACAGCCCGGGTTGAAGGCGGCGCCACAAACCCGCCCCCGACAGTTCCTGGCCGCCCTGTCGGCTGGGGCAAAGCCGGAGGCCGTTTCAGGAATCTTTTTGGCTATACCCCGTTTACAGGGCCAGGCTTTTTGAAAATTTTTTTGCAATTTTTCTTCCAAACCCAAGCAAATTAACCCCTTCGCCCCCTAATAGTGACGGAGGCGCCAAATGGCTCAAACCAAAAATAAGATCTTCGATGAGCTCTTCAAAGCCCTGATGCGGCTTTCGGACATCGCGGTGATAAGCTTCATCAATGCCTTATTCGACACCACCCACCCCCTGGACAGCAAGGTAACCCGGCAGAATACCGAGTTCCCCAAACGGGGCGGGGGCAAACTATTCTCCGACATGGTGATCACCATTACCAGCCCCGACGGCCGGGACGCCAGGTCCTATCTCATTGAATGCCAGATAGACGATGACGATACCATGGCCTTCCGGGTCTTTGAATACGCCTTTGCCTTCGGTAAACAGGACCTGCAGGAAAAGGACGGGGTCCTCACCCTCCGCTTCCCCCAGGTCCGGGTGATTTACCTGGAACCCACGTCCCAAACCCCGGATGTGCAGACCCTGCGGCTGGAGTTTCCCGATGGATCCTGGGATTACCAGGTAAAGACCGTCAAAGTCCTGGACCTCAGCATTCGGGAACTGATGGACCGCAAGCTGGGATTACTGCTTCCCTTCTACGTCCTCAAGATACGGAAACGGCTGCGGAAGGCAAAAAGCCCCGCAGCGAGGAAACAATTAGCGGAAGAGCTGAAGGCCATCTACGGGGAACTGGCGGCAGCATTCAAGCGCGGAGAGGCGGAGGGAAGCATCACCTATCGGGATCGCGAAAAATTGTTTGAAATGACCGAACAATTGCACGATCGTTTATATTTGGGATATACTGAATTCGAGGAGGCCCATATGCTATTGGATTTGACCAAAATCGAGAAAATTGACGCGCTGTATGATGAACTGGAAGCTGCCAGGGAGGAAAAGCAGGAAGCACTGCGCAGGGCGGAGGCCAGAGAGCGGGAAAAGCAAGAGATGGCCCGCAGGATCCGGGAGCTGGAAGAACAACTTTCCCGGAAGGGCTAAAAAGATACCTGAATTCGAGGAGGCCCATATGGTATTGGATTTAACCCGGCTCGAGAAAATAGACGCGCTCTATGATGAACTGGAAGCTGTCAAGCGCCAGGCAGAGGCCAGAGAGCGGGAAAAGCAGGAGATGGCCCGCAGGATCCGGGAGCTGGAAGAACAAATTTCCCGGTATAGCCAAAAAGATACCTGAATTCGAGGAACCTGATGGCATCGCCATGAAGGCCCGTAAGGCCCTTCTGGCAAACCCCGCTCCGTCCCCTTCCGCCCCTGCTTCCTCACCCGCCCCCTTTCAAATCCGCCCCCCAGTGTGCTATCCTATAGCCGTTCGGCCCCTGTAGACCGTTACCAGTCACTAAAGGAGACACGCCATGCAAACCGCTTTTGATAAGTCATTGTATAGTAACGAATTATACCCCCCCACACGCGTTTCGGCGTAACCTAAGTCTTGCGCTTATAGCCCTGCTGCTTGTTGGCTTTGGCGCCTGCCAATACCCCACCGGTCCCAGCGGCACCAACGGCGTGGGCATCACCTGGAAGGGCAGTTTGGCAAGCGCCCCCGAAAACCCCCAAACCAACTGGGCGTACTATAACACCACTGACAAGAAGTCATACATCTATGCCGACGGCGCCTGGACCATCTTCAGCCAGGATGGAAGTGATGGAGTCGATGGAAAAGATGGCGACAAAGGCGATACCGGAGCCACCGGCGCCAAGGGCGATACCGGCGATGCGGGCGCCCCCGGCGGTAACGGCGTGGGCATCACCTAGAAGGGCAGTTTGGCAAGCGCCCCCGAAAGCCCCGTGACCAACTGGGCCTACTACAACACCGATGACAAGAAGTCCTACATCTATGACGGCACATATTGGCAGATACTGGCACAGGACGGCGAGGACGGAGCCACCGGAGAGAAAGGCGACAAAGGCGACAAAGGCGACAAAGGCGACAAGGGCGACTCCGTCTACGCTTCCGTTGCCACTCTTTTCAGCTACCTGGAAGACCTTCCGGACAACGACGCAGACAATCCCATCGTCGCAACATTAATCGGCAGTGTAACCCTGGCTGACCTGTACGCCGCTCTTAATACCGCCGGGAAGTTTGTTGTCCTGGACCTGGAAAGCGCAACAACAACGGATACTTTCGCCAATGGCGTAACACCGGGGAAAGAGAAGATTGTCTCCCTGGTGCTGCCCGCTACGCTCACTGAGATACCGAGTGGCACCACCCTTGACGCGGGCACTTTTGCTAATTTTTCGAACCTGAAATCCGTGTACGGCGCGAATGCCGTGACCGTGGGCAGCGAAGCCTTCTACAACTGCACCAGCCTTACGTCGGTGGACCTCCCGGAGGCCACCTCCATCAACAACAACGCCTTCCAGAAATGCACCAGGCTTACATCAGTGAGCCTCCCGAAGGCCACCACCATCAGAGTAAGCGCCTTCGAGGCCTGCACCAGCCTTACGTCGGTGGACCTCCCGAAGGCCACCACCATCAACAACAACGCCTTCCAGGAATGCCCCAGCCTTGCGTCGATAACCTTGGGCGAAACGCTGCCTACCGTCGGCTTCTATATATTCAATGGGATTCCCCTTAAAGACATTGCGCTCAAAGTACCCGCCGGATCGGTTTGGTGCCTACGACACGTGGCGGGGAAATAACAGCAGCAAGTTCGGGAATGTAAATCTGGTTATAACCCCACTAGACCCCTAACCGACCCCTCCTGCACTCCGCGAGACCAGCTCCCGGAGTGCAGGCGCCGTGCCCGGCGCCCATAGAGCCGGGTATCGGGCCCAAGCGTGGGGGGGGGAAAGGGGAAGAAACGGCGCCTGGCACCAAAATTACCTAGTGTCCCCCCTCCATAGGGGACACTAGACGTGGGGCAACAACGCGTAGCCCACGAACGTCGACGCGTAGCCCACGAACGTCGACGCGCAGCCCACGAGCGTCGACGTTTAGGGCAATAGTGGCAGTATCGGACCCATCACCGGGTTCGTTCAGACCCTCGTCGGAGGGGCTGATAGTATGAAAAAACCGGGGGGTGAAAAGGACATACCCCGGAAAAGGAGCAGAAAATGGCACATAACAAAGATTGGATACCCGCCGCCCAGGAGGTATTCGTCGCTTGGTCCCAACAGTACGTTGCGGGGATCGACAACTACGCAACCCAGCTGAGCCTCCCCACCCTGGCGGTCTCCACCCTGAAGACCGTCCAGGCCACCTTCCTGGCCGCCTGGAACGAACTGGTGATCCAGGAAGTAAACACCTCGGTCAGCGCCGCCAAGAAGGCGCTGGTCAACGGCCGCAAGGCTGCCATCCGGAAATTCCACAACCAGTACATCCGCTACAACCCCAACCTGACCGACGAAATCCTCGCCGCCCTGGAGGCCCCCATCCCGGACCACACCCACACCCACATCGTGGCCAGGTGGTCTTCACCCTGGAGCCCAAGGGGGTGCTCCAGGTCGAAATGAAGTGCCGGGACAAGGATACGGGGGGGAAAAAAATTCTCTACGGCATGAGCGGCATCGTGGCGTTCTTCGCCATCGCTGATGCGCCCATCACGGACAGCGCCCTGCTCGTCGAATCGGTGCTGCTCACCAATCCTACCCACACCTTCCGCGCCGCCGCCACCCAGCGGGGCAAGTGGCTTGCAACTTCCCTACGGGAAGTTGCTTAGGAGTTTCGGCTGCGCCGAAACTCCACCCATTTTTGGCGTGCAGTTTGCGTAGCAAACTGCCAAGCAACTTGGCTACGCCAAGTTGCCGGACACAAAGGGGAAGAGGAAGAGGTCCAGTCCATTTTGGACCTCTTCCCCGTCCTTTCCTTCCCGTCCCTTGGTGTCCTTGGTGGTTATTAAATCTTATAGTAAATTGTGGTTAGACCTTTTTCCTTTTTTCCTCCCCATTAAAGCGCAATACCCCCCAACCCCATACCATGTGCAGGGGGCAAAGTATGGCTATCTACCACGCCAAGGACAATTCCTTCAAACTCATCCTGGGCAACCACGAACTATTCGTCGAATTTCTGCGGGACTTCATCAGCATCGACCGCGGCGCCGAAACTATTTAAACCTATTATCTTGCCGATAAGATCCCGTGGGGTTCGGATACCGCTGCTTTCCAAAGCATATAAACCGGTGGTCGTCTTTTCATCACTGCCAAGGGAACCAATGATGCTTATCAATTTTCCATTAGCGGGATCAGCCTCCGATGCAAGCAAGTTAATAATTCCGGTCATGGGTAATCTTCTACGATGGCCCGGCGCCCTGGACCGCGGAAAAAAACTTTCTGAACCGCACCGCCCTGAACAGCCCCTTCCACAAATACATCCCCAAGTTCGAGTACGAGCTGGTAGAGCTGAACCGCTACACCCAGGAGGACATCCTCCGGTTTAACGACGTCCTCTCCTTCATCATGCTGGTTGATACCCTGGAAACCCACAACGGCCTCTCTGCTCTGAGCAAATTACCCCGGGATTACATAGAGCGCTGGGCATTGAAAATCCCGGAAAACCTGCGTAAACTATTACAGGATGTCGTAACGGTCCTATTAGACCGCCTGGAAGTCCCCAGGGACGAATTACGGGAGATAACCCGGCACATTACCGGCAAGGAGGATCAGATGCTTTTTGACCGATTGGTGAACTCAATACTGGAAGAACGCCGCCAGGATAGGGAAGAGGCCCTGGTTATAGGCCGGAATGAAGGCCGGGAAGAAACCAGAGAACAGGACCGGAAATATTTTCTTGACCTTTTGGAGCGGTATACCCCGGAACAGATTAAGGCAAAATTGCAAGAGGGCCTGCAAAAAACCTAGCAAAGAAAAGCCAGAGTAGCTTGTAAGCGGTCTCAGTGCCTAGGAAATTGCCCCCCTATTGCCCCGGCAATATCTTTTAATTATCCCGTATATGTTGTAAGATACCGATATTTCCATTACCAGCAAACGGAGCAGCTTATGAACGCCCAGGAACTTAGGTCCAAATATGTAGAGTTTTTCAAGTCAAAGGCCCATGCCCAGATTCAGGGCAAATCCCTGCTTCCCGACAATGACCCCACGGTGCTTTTTACCACTGCGGGTATGCACCCCCTGGTGCCCTACCTCCTGGGGGAGCCCCACCCGGCGGGGAACCGTTTAGTGGATTACCAGAAGTGTATTCGCACCGGGGACATCGATTCCGTGGGGGACCCCAGCCACCTGACCTTTTTTGAGATGCTGGGAAACTGGTCACTGGGGGACTATTTCAAGGACGGGGCCATCAGGATGAGCTTTGAATTCCTCACCTCAGCGGAATGGCTGGGCATACCCGTGGAAAAGCTGGGGGTTACGGTGTTTGAAGGGGACGATACAGTGCCCCGGGACGATGAATCCGCCGCGATCTGGAAAGCCCTGGGGATTCCTGAAAGCCGCATCTCCTACCTGCCCCGGGCGGACAACTGGTGGGGCCCTGCAGGAACCACCGGCCCCTGCGGCCCGGATTCGGAGATGTTCTACGACATCGGGAAGGAGCCCTGCGGCCCGAAATGCGGCCCGGGCTGTTCCTGCGGGAAGTGGCTGGAAATCTGGAACGACGTGTTCATGCAGTACAATAAGGCCGCCGACGGGAGCTATGAGCCCCTGGCCCGGAAGTGCGTGGATACCGGCATGGGCATTGAACGGACCGTCACCATCCTAAACGGCAAAAAGTCGGTCTACGATACGGAGATCTTTGCCCCCATTATCGCTGCGGTTGAGAAGGTTTCAGGCTATACCTATGGCAGCGACCCTGAAAAAGACAAGTCGGTACGTATCATCTGCGACCATGTCCGGACCGCCACCTTCATCCTGGGGGACCCCAAGGCGGTGAGCCCCTCCAATGTGGGTGCTGGCTATGTGCTGCGCCGTCTCATACGCCGGGCGGTGCGGCACGGGCACAAGCTGGGCATTGAGGATCGGCAGATTCTTTCCCCCATTGCCGCGGTGGTGGTGGAAAAGTTCAAGGGGCCCTACCCGGAGCTTGAGGAAAACTGGAAGTATATAAAGACGGAGCTCGATAGCGAGGAAGAGAAATTCCTGGAAACCCTCCAGAAGGGGGAGCATGAATTTGAAAAACTCCTCCCCAACCTCATCAAGGATCCCCGGAAGATCATGTCCGGCCGTATGGCCTTCAAACTCTACGATACCTACGGCTTCCCTATTGAGCTGACCGACGAGCTTGCCCAGGAGCAGGGCCTCAAGGTGAACCGGGAGGAATTTGACGAGGCCTTCAAGAAGCACCAGGAGCTTTCCCGGGCCGGGAGCGAGCAGATCTTCAAGGGAGGGCTGGTAGATCAGGGGGAAATTTCCACCAAATACCACACCGCCACCCACCTGCTCCACAAGGCTCTGCGCATGATTTTAGGGGATCATGTGGCCCAGAAGGGGTCCAACATCACCGCCGAGCGTATGCGCTTCGACTTTTCCCACGGCTCCCCAATGAGCCCCGAGGAAGTACAGAAGGTGCAGGACATTGTGAATGAGCAGATCCAGCGGGACCTGCAGGTTACCATGAAAGTTATGAACCTGGATGATGCCAAGGCTTTAGGCGCCATGGCACTTTTCGGGGAAAAGTACGAATCCCAGGTCAAGGTCTACAGCATCGGTGATTTTTCCACGGAAGTATGCGGGGGCCCCCATGTGGAGCATACCGGCACCATGGGGAAATTCAGGATACAGAAGGAACAATCTTCCTCCGCCGGGGTGCGGCGCATCCGGGCGGTACTTGAATAGGAGCGTCCGAATTTCCGCCGGAATAGAATAGCCGGGGGATTCAAAAAGGGGTATACTTAAAAGATGGATATGAAAATTTGCAGAAAAATTGTTTTTTTCCTTGCCCTAATAGGTGGCATTGGAATTACCCTTCAGTCCTGTAAAGGAAATTCGGAGCCCGTGCAGACTCCCCTCCCTGAGGGGACCCCATTATCGGCGGGGGGCGATGCCCAGAACGCTTCCGGTTTGACGCCGGATCAGCTGGATTTACAGACCGTGGCCAGGATAAACCTGACCAGGAACGAGTACGTTTTTGTCAAACAGCTCAGGCTGGAAGTGGAGCGGCGTTCCAAGCTGCAAGAAGTACCTCCTGGGGTGAGTAACCTGGAACTACGGCGCATGGTCCTGGACGCCATGATCAGCGAACGCCTGGTCCTCCAGGCAGCGGAACGGGAGGGGATCAGTTCACCTAATTCCGAGCTTGAACAGCGGATCCAGATGATCCGGGCCAGCGCCGGCCGGCCGGTAACGGACCAAGAATTTGCCGAGGGCATTGAAAAGCAGTATGGGTTGAATCTCTCCTCCTTCCAGACCTATCTCCACGAGGACCTCATCAGGCAAAAGTATATAGAACAGTATATAGTCCAGGAGGCGGAAAAGGCGAAATCCGGAAACTCCATTACCGACCGGGAAATAGAGGAACAGATCCAGCAATTCAAGGACGAGATGGCCTCCCAGGCGGGGCGGGTGCCCACAGACGAAGAATTTAATGACTTTATCAAACGCCAGGGCATGGACATCACGGCCCTGCGGGGGCAGATCCGCCGGCAGTTGACGGTCCAGAACTACCTCATAGGCATAGCCGGGGGGG from Treponema primitia ZAS-2 includes:
- a CDS encoding peptidyl-prolyl cis-trans isomerase → MDMKICRKIVFFLALIGGIGITLQSCKGNSEPVQTPLPEGTPLSAGGDAQNASGLTPDQLDLQTVARINLTRNEYVFVKQLRLEVERRSKLQEVPPGVSNLELRRMVLDAMISERLVLQAAEREGISSPNSELEQRIQMIRASAGRPVTDQEFAEGIEKQYGLNLSSFQTYLHEDLIRQKYIEQYIVQEAEKAKSGNSITDREIEEQIQQFKDEMASQAGRVPTDEEFNDFIKRQGMDITALRGQIRRQLTVQNYLIGIAGGEPTEEQIQTMYNRNKARFVRPDTISFDYIRVPFGTGAEARTRSRARADELAKKIGSSSAVFNEESAIAETSNNSGSARYIQLSTEDPRVQQVFGLNFIDKALPLEENAVSGVIEGQQGFFIIKVTRKYRQANLGLEDIYRWGNAATVRDMIKSQMLQQTLTEGAAVVTNTLAENLRKEGAVEIHEQFLLW
- a CDS encoding alanine--tRNA ligase, whose translation is MNAQELRSKYVEFFKSKAHAQIQGKSLLPDNDPTVLFTTAGMHPLVPYLLGEPHPAGNRLVDYQKCIRTGDIDSVGDPSHLTFFEMLGNWSLGDYFKDGAIRMSFEFLTSAEWLGIPVEKLGVTVFEGDDTVPRDDESAAIWKALGIPESRISYLPRADNWWGPAGTTGPCGPDSEMFYDIGKEPCGPKCGPGCSCGKWLEIWNDVFMQYNKAADGSYEPLARKCVDTGMGIERTVTILNGKKSVYDTEIFAPIIAAVEKVSGYTYGSDPEKDKSVRIICDHVRTATFILGDPKAVSPSNVGAGYVLRRLIRRAVRHGHKLGIEDRQILSPIAAVVVEKFKGPYPELEENWKYIKTELDSEEEKFLETLQKGEHEFEKLLPNLIKDPRKIMSGRMAFKLYDTYGFPIELTDELAQEQGLKVNREEFDEAFKKHQELSRAGSEQIFKGGLVDQGEISTKYHTATHLLHKALRMILGDHVAQKGSNITAERMRFDFSHGSPMSPEEVQKVQDIVNEQIQRDLQVTMKVMNLDDAKALGAMALFGEKYESQVKVYSIGDFSTEVCGGPHVEHTGTMGKFRIQKEQSSSAGVRRIRAVLE
- a CDS encoding MlaD family protein gives rise to the protein MKFRIRFADQIVGLLIILALAILVFAIFMLGSQQRWFAKDQTYRSHFDSASGLSANMPVQYKGFTIGNVKSFDLTDDDKVEVRFTIYDTYLDRVRVGSLVELRVNPIGIGGGQFIFHPGLPEESMEGDFIPTVNSEEGREYLEKGLVVISSNDDSITVIITRVNNLLQNVNGAVTQLRDAIRGTEATTLGRTITGIEATVKGVSTLVGDVDQSLPPVLGDIRQIAAEIQGITAEIRLIAGDLKKVSGELANPDSLVMTALDTQGAVYTNLERSLSALSGTLESVEVTAAAFPAMAPQIGAILSELREALGEAADVMVALRNNPLLKNGVPQKIQSGTGGVSPRDVSF
- a CDS encoding leucine-rich repeat domain-containing protein, producing the protein MASAPESPVTNWAYYNTDDKKSYIYDGTYWQILAQDGEDGATGEKGDKGDKGDKGDKGDSVYASVATLFSYLEDLPDNDADNPIVATLIGSVTLADLYAALNTAGKFVVLDLESATTTDTFANGVTPGKEKIVSLVLPATLTEIPSGTTLDAGTFANFSNLKSVYGANAVTVGSEAFYNCTSLTSVDLPEATSINNNAFQKCTRLTSVSLPKATTIRVSAFEACTSLTSVDLPKATTINNNAFQECPSLASITLGETLPTVGFYIFNGIPLKDIALKVPAGSVWCLRHVAGK
- a CDS encoding VOC family protein, whose translation is MKLIRFDQVAITASNIVESVHFYVDILGMELDRTNDRYSLVFGNQRINIRRIGDEDIPAPRNETLGSAGICLVAEGKIASIYEELRGKNAPFAGDLGIVSRTVGETQVDSVYLQDPDGNLVEIRVYSPG